AGTCACGGAACCAATCCTTGACCTTGTATTTATATTTTCCGCCTTCGACCTTGGCGGTGATGCTGACCTCAGGAAGCGGTGACCCTGTTTGTCGTCCTTGAAATATTCAGTGGTCGTAACCCAACTGCTTTGCTTCTTCCTAACTTGCACCGGCTTGATACCAAAGAGGGCATTGCCGATGGCTTTTTCTCCCCAACCAGATTCAAGTGCGCCTTGACCCAGCGTGAACAATGCTGGAATGCCGTCTTCTGCCTCCAAAGCAGCTGCACTTGCAGCATATTTTGCGACAAATTGCCCTTGTTTGCTCAGCGGCTTTTTGTCAGCCTTTGCGGGTCTTCCTTTTTTTGAATCGGCGAAGCAGCCAATGAAAAGGAAGGAGGAGTTTTTGGCAACGCCTAAACTCGATTCTTTAGATTCGTTCTCGGCGGTTTGATTGGCATTTTCCTTAGCCTGAACAGGATCTTTTCATACTTCTGGTGATTGATTTCAGACATAGATAATTCCCGTTCTGCGCGCACGCAACCCCAGGAGACAATTGGCGTCACCTAATAGAGACGGAAATTCGGCTGAAAACAAGCCTCAAGCGGCCTCCAAGCGGAAAATCAAATGTCCAGAACAACTTTCTCGAATGTAATGGACTCGCCGAGCAAGTCTGCGCCTGTGCGGGTATAGGTCGCTGTCACGTCGGTGAGGCAGGCTTCCAGTTTTCCGCCGGTGGATATGCGTTGTGCAATTTCAGGATGCCGGTGCAGGTAGTCTACTAACTTCGGAGGAACGACTTCGTTTTGGGCTATGATGTCAACGGACGGAGGCAGGATTTCCTTCAGTGCATCCTTGAAAAGCGGGTAATGGGTGCAACCAAGGATGAGACTGTCGATCTTGTCGTCCAACAATGGAGTGAGATAGTCCTGCAGAATGGGTTTTGCGTACTTTATTCCGTCATTTTCGGCCAGCGGAACCAACAATGGTGTTGCCTTTGCAGACAACCTGATTTGCCGGATTGAGTTTGCGCAGTTCTTCTCGTATGTGCCGGATTGGACGGTAAATGCTGTTCCGATCAGGCCGATACGGTGGTGTCCAGTGCCGATGGTGGCTTCGATGGTCGGCACAATCACGCCCAGCGCGCGCCGGTCTGGATAGTTGATCGGCAGATATTCCTGCTGAATGCAGCGAAGCGCATTGCACTTGCCGTGTTAGCAGGCGATGATCACCAGTGGGCAGCCCTTGTCAAAAAGGTAATCCACTGTTGCGTCGTGAATTGCAAAATCGCATTCGCCGAGCGCGGTCCGTACGGAACGTGCAGGTGTCGCCCAAATACAGGAAGTCGTATTGCGGCAGCGCGGCCTGAAGGCTTTGGTCATCACCAAGCCGCCGAGTCCAGAGTCAAATATGCCGATAGGTCCTTGCGCATTCATCGGGGTCAAATATCGCTGCTTTCACATTCTCCCAAAACAAAAGAATGCAAAACGAAACCAAGAGGATTTCACTTTTGCATTCTTGGATGCTGCTAAAAACAAGATTACTCGACGGCAATCCCCAATTTCTTGGCGATGGCGGCTGTGACATTGTCACTTTCCTTGCCGTAGAGGATGCTTGGGATGCCAGCTCCGACCGCTTGGTTCAGGATGTAGGTGTATCCACCTTCCTTCGCAACCGCGTCGATCGCACCTTGCATTTTGTCTTGCACGGGCTTGAGGAGATCCATCCGCGCTTCATCAACCTGTTTTCGGCCTCTGCAACACCTTTTTGGATTTCAGCTTCAACCTTTGCAATTCGGTAGTAGCCAGCTTTTCATTTTCTGGAGAAAGCGGCTTGCCTGACTGTTTGTACTCCATGAACTCGATGAGTTTCTGTTGGTAGTACTTTGTTTTACCTCCAATGCTGAAGAAATCGCCTTCTCCAGTTTGGACAACTCAGTCTCGATAGCCTTGGTTTCTGGCATGTATTGCAAGATCAACTCCACGTTGGTGTAGCCGATCTTGGTAACAGTCTGGGAGTTCCAACCATTGCCACCAAGCCTAACAAGAAAAACAGAATATATTTTTTCATCTCAATGATTCTTAGTGAAAGACTGCATTTGCCATGCAAGTTGCATGAATGACAATGGCAGCTTATTGTTCAGGATACTTGAGACCAAGTTTGCCAAAAAGAGCCTTGGTGATGTCAGCTTCGTCGGGACCGTAGAGAATCGTCGACACACCTGCACTCGTGGTTTGATTGAGGATATAAGTATATCCGCCAGCAATGGCCACGGCATCGATCGCTGTTTGCAACTTGGCAAGCACCGGCTCCAACAATGCTTGGCGTTTGGCCATCATGTCGTATTCAGCATCTTGGGCAAGCTTCTGCACTTCCTCGTCCAAACGAAGGAGTTCTTTCTCAGCAGCTTCTTGCTCTGCAGGTGTCAAAAACGCACCACGTTCCTTTTTGTCCAAGTATTCTTGGTACTTCTGCTTCACATAGTCGTCTTTCACTTTGATTTTTCCACCAAGTTTTTCTTCAAAAACCTGGAGTTCTCTTTCCATTGTCTTGGCTTCAGGCATGCTAGCCAAGACAACTTCAAGGTTGGTGTAGCCGATCTTCACCTGGGCTTGGGCCGAGAAGCTGGTCACAAGTACCGCCACGATGGCCAACAACATCATTTTCAATTTCATCGCGTCAAAATTTGCGTGCAAAGATAATACTTTCTTTTCGGGGCAGACATTGCCCAAATTATCAGTCGGATTACCTACTTCAATTACAGTGCCAATCATTTTTGGATGCCCAGTTTGATCACCACATCGTCGGTACGATCAAAGGCAGGATTGCTGAACAAAATGCCCGAATTGGCAGCTTTGTCCAAGATAATGTCGAGTTTCCGCTCCTGGGCAACCTTCTCTACGGCATCGTAAACCTTGTCTTGGATCGGTTTGATCTTATCGTCCTGTACTTTGTACAATTCGCCGTCATAACCGAACTTTTTTTCTTTGTATTCCTTGGCTTTGCGTTCAGCGGCCATGATATCTTCCTGCCGCTGCTTTTTGATGTCGTCGGTCAGCAAGACCTCTTCGGCTTGATAGTCTTTGTACATCTTCTCAATGCCGGCATACAATTCCTCCAATTCCTTCTGCCATTTCTGACTCAGATTGTCAACCTCTTGCTTGGCAGCCTTTTATTCTCCATTTTGCTGAGGATCAACTCGGTGTCAACATAGCCAAATTTCTGCGCTTGGCTGCTCAGACTGAGTGCCGCTGTGAGGATAAAAAGACCAATAATTCGTTTCATGAATACAGGTTTTTAGAATTCTTGACCAATAAGGAAGGTAAACTGACTTCCGTGCGGCTTGGCTGCGGCAGAATTGATTTTGTCAAACCCGTAGCCCCAGTCCACACCAAGTAACCCGACCATCGGAAGCATCACACGCAAACCTACACCTGCGCTACGCTTCAATTCGAAGGGCTTGAAATTGTTCACGCCCATCCAGGTATTTCCGGCTTCCGCAAATCCGACCACCCAAATCCGAGCAGCCTGATTGAGGGTAATGGGATAACGCAATTCCAATGTGTACTTATTGTAGATGTTGCCACCGGTCGGCTGAGCTCCAGAGGCAGAGCCTTCCGGAAGGGGCCCGATCGAGTTGTCAGGATACCGCGCAAGCCGACATATTCCCAGCCATGAGTTGAATGCGCCAAGTCCGCTGCCGCCCAGCAAAAACGTTCAAACGGCGAGATTCCATACGACGGGTTGTAGTTGCCCAAGCCATACTGCACCTTTGGCTTTACGACCAAATTCTTGAATATCTGGAAATACCAGGTCGAGCTGAATTTCCATTTGTGGTACTCCAAGAATTTGAACTTCTCAGCATCGGGGATGTCTGTGAAGTCGTCGGTGCCCTTGATCGTACTGTAAGGCGGAGTGGCCTCGACCGAAAAGTTGATGGCGGAGCCGCTTCGCGGGAACACAGGCGCATCGATGCTCGTACGGTCGATCGTAAGTCGGGCAGAGATGATGTTGATGAAGGCATCGCCAAAGCTCAAGGAGCCAAACCCTTGGTTGCCATTGCGAATGTCATAGTATTTATAGTTGAGCGAGGCAAATGCCTTGAAAAAGTCATCAGGCCATTTCAAGCGCATGCCGTAATCCAAACCGCCACCCAGGGTTTTCATCCTGAATTTGGTGGTCTGATTCTGGTTGATGGTGTAATAGACGCTCGCGCCAAGGAGTTGGGTTTTGCCGCCCAGCCAAGGCTCCAAGAAGGAAATGCTGTAGTTCTGCCAGCCCACGCCGTTCATCTGAACCGCGAGGTTGAGCTTTTGACCGTCCCCGGAAGGAATCGGGGACCAAGCCTTCTTCTGGAAAAAGCGTTTGGTTGAGAAGTTATTGAAACCCAATTGTACCGTGCCGACAAATCCGCCACCGATCACGTTGCCTTGGGTGTCACGGATTGGCCACCCCATCCGCCTTGTACCTGCAATTGATCGCTTGGCTTTTCTTCGACGACATATTTAATGTCAACTGTGCCACTGACGGGATCGGGAATAGGCAAAACTTGAAGATTTTCCTGGTTGAAGTAGCCCAGGTTCAAGATTTCACGCTGGGAACGGATCAAGTCTGTGCGGCTAAACTTCTGGCCAGGCAAAGTTCTGAGTTCCCGAAGGATCACGTAGTCGCTCGTTTTGGTATTGCCTTCCACAATGATCTTGCGGATTCTTGCCTGCGGTCCCTCAAA
This portion of the Bacteroidota bacterium genome encodes:
- a CDS encoding glucosaminidase domain-containing protein, which codes for MGCFADSKKGRPAKADKKPLSKQGQFVAKYAASAAALEAEDGIPALFTLGQGALESGWGEKAIGNALFGIKPVQVRKKQSSWVTTTEYFKDDKQGHRFLRSASPPRSKAENINTRSRIGSVTMKRWKPGLADHSRF
- a CDS encoding aspartate/glutamate racemase family protein; translation: MIVPTIEATIGTGHHRIGLIGTAFTVQSGTYEKNCANSIRQIRLSAKATPLLVPLAENDGIKYAKPILQDYLTPLLDDKIDSLILGCTHYPLFKDALKEILPPSVDIIAQNEVVPPKLVDYLHRHPEIAQRISTGGKLEACLTDVTATYTRTGADLLGESITFEKVVLDI
- a CDS encoding OmpH family outer membrane protein; translated protein: MDLLKPVQDKMQGAIDAVAKEGGYTYILNQAVGAGIPSILYGKESDNVTAAIAKKLGIAVE
- a CDS encoding OmpH family outer membrane protein; protein product: MKLKMMLLAIVAVLVTSFSAQAQVKIGYTNLEVVLASMPEAKTMERELQVFEEKLGGKIKVKDDYVKQKYQEYLDKKERGAFLTPAEQEAAEKELLRLDEEVQKLAQDAEYDMMAKRQALLEPVLAKLQTAIDAVAIAGGYTYILNQTTSAGVSTILYGPDEADITKALFGKLGLKYPEQ
- a CDS encoding OmpH family outer membrane protein — protein: MSQKWQKELEELYAGIEKMYKDYQAEEVLLTDDIKKQRQEDIMAAERKAKEYKEKKFGYDGELYKVQDDKIKPIQDKVYDAVEKVAQERKLDIILDKAANSGILFSNPAFDRTDDVVIKLGIQK
- a CDS encoding BamA/TamA family outer membrane protein, coding for MNNFKPFELKRSAGVGLRVMLPMVGLLGVDWGYGFDKINSAAAKPHGSQFTFLIGQEF
- a CDS encoding BamA/TamA family outer membrane protein yields the protein MGWPIRDTQGNVIGGGFVGTVQLGFNNFSTKRFFQKKAWSPIPSGDGQKLNLAVQMNGVGWQNYSISFLEPWLGGKTQLLGASVYYTINQNQTTKFRMKTLGGGLDYGMRLKWPDDFFKAFASLNYKYYDIRNGNQGFGSLSFGDAFINIISARLTIDRTSIDAPVFPRSGSAINFSVEATPPYSTIKGTDDFTDIPDAEKFKFLEYHKWKFSSTWYFQIFKNLVVKPKVQYGLGNYNPSYGISPFERFCWAAADLAHSTHGWEYVGLRGILTTRSGPFRKALPLELSRPVATSTISTHWNCVIPLPSIRLLGFGWSDLRKPEIPGWA